The region CATGAATGTCCCCGGTAAAGTAACCGAGCAAGGCATCCGCAAGAACCTCGACATTGGACTCGCCTACATGGAAGCCTGGATCCGTGGCGTAGGCTGTGTCCCCATCAACTACCTCATGGAAGACGCGGCTACGGCTGAGGTCTCGCGCTCACAGCTCTGGCAGTGGACAAGACATAATGTTGAGACTGCGGAAGGCAAGAAGGTGACAAAAGAGTATGCGCTCAAGTTGCTGAAAGAACAGGCGCAGGCGCTGAGTGAGAAGGCGCCAAAGGGGAACAAGTTTCATCTTGCGGCAAAGTACTTTGAGGGTCAGGTTACTGGGGAGGATTATGCTGAGTTTTTGACTTCGTAAGTGGATTTCCCCTTTTCTCTGACGATGATATATGTGCTAACTTTGTGTTTGCTAGGCTGCTCTACAATGAGATTACGAATGTAGGTCCGCCAAAGGGTGCCTCCAAGTTGTAATCTTTTATGATCTTTTTTGACTACTATGACTACCTCGATTTAcccgctgctgctgctgctgctgttgttgtaTCTCTTGTAACTTTTATACCAATGTTCCAGAATGTTTGAAAAAAGGATCTTTGTTAAAACAATCAGAAGAAAAATGCAAAAAGCGTTCCCATCATCCTTATGTTTTACCTGCTACTACCTACCTGCCTACTTGCACTGCACTACACTATACTTGCGTCCTCACACCACTACACTGCGACGTCGAGAGACAAGATAAACTCCAAGCATGTGATCATGTAAGCTGACGTGCCTCCTACCATAGGTCGGCTCCCCGGTTGCGGCCTCGAAGCTGTAGAAGAAGTGAACCAACGAGACCGTGTGCCGAGGTGTGAGATCCAGGTTGTTGGGTGGAGAAAGAGTGCGTGGACGGTAGGGATGGAGCTTGATTGGAGAGTGGCTGGCATGCATGCATGGAAAGAGGGGTTGGCATGTGAAAGGACGATGGGGCTACCTTGCGTAGGGTTATGCATGACGATTACTGGTGCGCTTTGTATATGTTCTGACCTCAGTAATCATATATAGGTGACGTCGGAGCAACGGTGATGGACATGTATTGATGTGGTATGTCAGCTCGTCATGTGAAGAAACCATCATGTAAAGTGGACCAAGGAAAAAATCCACATGAACATTTGAAACCCATTTCATCGTAGTCTCGTGGTATCTAGAGAAGTGGCGTTATGATGCCTCGTGCATTCAGTGTCCCGCGACTATGCAGACCAGATACATGACTAAACACCCATTTTGACCTGACCAATGCACCGAAGAAGCCCCAAATATCACCTCTACTTCCTGAGGAGACGCTGGTAGAAAGCAAGCTCCTCACCCTCGAGGATGTAGCCGTCGCAGCGACCGCTCTGGCCGGGACGGGAAGAGACAGCGGCGTACAGACGACCGGCCTCGAACTGCTTCTCAACAGCGTTCTCAATCTTTCCTCCGTTCTTCAGGCGGTCAGCCTGCTTCTTGGAGACCGAGTTGgacttcttcttgtcctccTCCTTCTCACCGGCCTTGGCCTGCCTCTTGCGGCCGAGCGACGAGCCGTAGTGGGCCTCGTACCATTGTCGGAAGGGGGCGGCATCGATCTGGACGATAGCGGAGCGGGTCAGGGTGTTGGTACGGACGAGCTCGTTGTTGGAGGGGTGGTAGACGACACCGATGACACGGGTCTTCTTGGCGATGCCCTCGGAGCCCCAGGAGAAGTTGCCGGCTTCGAGACGAAGAGCACGGAACTTGCGGTTGCCGCCACGGGTGCGGACAAGATGGACACGCTTTGTGCCAATACGGGTATTGGCAGGCTGGCGGCCCTTCTCGAAAGCCCTGAAGCCATGTTAGACATGACTAGAGAAGCGATCGGGTTATGCATACCTCTTCTTGCGGTAGTATGCGCGCTTCGCACCGGACGCGGAACGCTTGTGGCGAGAGTCTCGTGAGATACTGGCGGGTGTTAGTGCTTGGAGAGGAGGGAGGGTAAGGGAAGAATAGATACCCCATGATTGCGGTTGTTCAGAAGACGCTGTCCCACACAATCAAATTAGCCTTTGTCCTCAATTGTAGTGTGACGGAGCCGCAGCATTGCTCCCACTGTCCGCAGAGTCCCCCGCCGTATATAGCCAGGTGCAGAAGTATAGATATCGAGCGGCTCGCGTGCGACCATACACTTCCTTCGTCTGACGGCGGCGGACCCGTCGCGGGGCAGTTTCGCGTGTCGCAATGCTCAACGGCTCCGAGTATTCGCAGAGAGCGTCTGCTGTGTGTAGAGCGTACCTGATGTCGGGTCTCCTGGTGCAATCTGTGTTGTCGTGGGGTTAGTTGGCGCTTGTCAGAAGTCGAAGAGGAAATTCACGAAACTCATTTTCGCAGCTGCGTTGGTGCCAAGCTACGCTAGCGGTAAGCGAGCAGGTGGGCAGTTGCGCCCCATCAGTCCGGCCAGCCCTCGTCTTTGCAACATCAGCACACATCTTGTTCCAATGACACCCAAGAAAAACACAGCTGCAGTCTTGGGGCTGCATTTCTCTTTCGCCCAACCGGCATGGCATCCCAGAGTTCGCGATATTGATTACAGCATCAGAGTAGAGCATGAGATGCTCACTGGACCGCGTTGGCTAACTACCGGCGGGAAGCTATACATTGATCGCATAGTAACTCTTTGATCGCGAAATCTTCAATGGATAAGCCCCGCGTCGAGTTGCGGTCGTGCAGCTTTCTGAGTAGGTCGCCAGGTATCGCAGTAGCCGCACGTCGCACGCCAAGGTTGTATCTTCTTCGGTATCAACACTGCTGATCTCACCGTTTCTTCTCGTCTTACATGGCAATACGGCACCAAACGGTCTCGAAGAAGCCGATATCACTACAGTCAGCGGCAGCTGCGTTATATCAGCGGCCTCTTGGCAATCATGCACACCATCCAGCGTTCATGTCTGTACCCGCTCTCATCCGCTGCACGAAACTCCGGATCTGATCAAAGATACATCAAAGCTGATGGTCTGAACAGCACCCCTTGGTTTATCATACCAACATAAGTCCTTATGTGGAAGCTCGGAGTGACCTCGGGGGCGGAGCATACGCCGTCTGCAAGCATAACCTCTCGATAGCGCCCGTGAAAACGGCCACATGATCAAAACACCAACTTTCAAGGCCCGTTCCGTGTCCAGAAAGTACCAAGCTCAAGGCACGCCGACGGGTGCGTGTCCGGTGACCTATGAGTCGCTGGGAAGGACGTTTTTCGTGGGTGCCTGGAAAAACATCCTACACATCTTTACCACGCGTGTCCAGGTGTGCATGGAAGCATTGCCGCCTGTATGGATCCGGGTGAATGTCACCAACGCCGCCCGCGCCGAGCGCTTCGGATGGTTCTCCGCAAACCCAATGTTGTGTCGACAAGTCATGTTTGCATTGGAAGCTCTTTACTTGCGTTCAGTCTTCCAGAGAACTTTGAGTATATCATCAAGAAAGCGTTAGATTGTAACAATGCACTGATACTGCGAAGAAGGACTAGGTCGTTTATGCTTAGCTCTTGTCACGTCAAGATATCATGAAATGTCAGACGCAACTCACGAATTGGCGCCCTGGTCGACCACATGGCATTCCTTCGCAAACCCTGCTTCTGGAATCCTTCGACCCGGTTGTCGACATTTACCAGAACCTGCGCAGTTGCGACTGGCTCGCTCGTGAGGGAATGTTGTCAGCTTTGCAGCAGAGTCGAGTGCTAGACCAGGATCAAAGCTCGCTAAGCTACCTACAAGGAACCAGCCGCTGGCGAACGTTCAGCTGACGTATAAGATTGCGTTCCCGCTCCGGGTAAAGCCATCTCCACACTCGGGCGTTTCCAATCGGCACAATAACGACCCCAGGTTCCATGACA is a window of Alternaria dauci strain A2016 chromosome 9, whole genome shotgun sequence DNA encoding:
- a CDS encoding 40S ribosomal protein eS8: MGISRDSRHKRSASGAKRAYYRKKRAFEKGRQPANTRIGTKRVHLVRTRGGNRKFRALRLEAGNFSWGSEGIAKKTRVIGVVYHPSNNELVRTNTLTRSAIVQIDAAPFRQWYEAHYGSSLGRKRQAKAGEKEEDKKKSNSVSKKQADRLKNGGKIENAVEKQFEAGRLYAAVSSRPGQSGRCDGYILEGEELAFYQRLLRK